The DNA sequence CCGGCGGCCCGGGGAAGTCGCCGCCGATGGCGTTGTTGAGGATCAGGAAGAACGGGTGGTCGTAGACCCACGGCCCACGAGTGCTCTCCACGGTGTCGCGGTTGATCGTCTCGAAGGCGTTGCCGTCCACGGAGAACGTCATGTGGGAGGCGTCCCAGTCGAGGCCGAACTTGTGGAACCCGGCGGAGACGTCCTGGCCCACGTCGAAGGGCGCGCCGATGCCGCCGCCACCGTTGTAGGCCGGGGCGTGGATCGTCGAGTAGGCCAGGTTCGGCGACTTCCCGACGTGCTCCATGATGTCGATCTCACCGCAGTTGGGCCACGGCGTGCCGCTGAAGAAGTTCGCGCCCAGCAACCAGAACGCGGGCCAGAGCCCCTGTGTGCCGGAGACCTTGATGTTGGCCTCGACGTGACCGTAGGTGAAGCTGAACTTGCCCGCGGTGTTGATCCGGCCCGAGGTGTACTGGCAGGTGCCGCTGCCGCTGATCGGGTCGACCGGGCACGCCGACCCCGGTGTCGCCTCGCGGCGGAGCTGGATGACCAGGTTGCCGCGGCCGTCCTGCTTGGCGTTGTTGTTGTTCGTGTAGTACTCGAGCTCGTTGTTGACGCCCGGACCGGTTTCGGCGGTCCACTTGCTGGCGTCCGGGCCGGCGCCCGAGGCGCCGTTGAACTCGTCGCTCCAGACCAGCGTGCCTGGGAAGTGCGGGGCCGGCGGTGCGGGCGGCACGGTGGTCGGGTTGCCGCCGGTGCCGTAGACGTCGAAGCCCCACAGCGAGTAGCCGTAGCCGTTGGAGCGCGCGGTGCCGTACATCCGGACGTACCGGCCGCTGCCGTTGACGGTCAGGGTCTCCTTGAAGCCCTTGCCGGTGGTCGTCGAGTAGAGCGACGTCCAGTTCGCGTTGTCGTTCGACACCTGCAGCTGGTACGCGACCGCGTAGGCCGGGTCCCACTGCAGGACGACCTGGTGCACGTTCGCGGTGGCCCCGAGGTCGACGGTGATCCAGCCCGGGTCGACCCAGCCGGTGGTCGCGCTGGTCGCCCAGCGCGTCGCCGGGTCGTGGTCGAACGCCTTGGCCGGGAGACAGCCCGGGCAGGCGCCGTCGTCCTGGTACGACGAGGCCGAGCCGGACTTGCCGTACGACAGCAGGACGTCACCGGGCTGGGTGGTGCCGCCCCCGCCGAAGACCTGGAACTCCCACAGCGAGTAGCCGTACTGCGTGGCGCGCTGGGTGCCGGTGAGCCGGACGTACCGGCCGCTGCCCGTGAC is a window from the Amycolatopsis sp. NBC_00355 genome containing:
- a CDS encoding discoidin domain-containing protein yields the protein MKRPRARLGVLTVLTLALAALLTAPDAQAAPVLLSQGRPVTASSTENAGTPASAAVDGDGGTRWSSGFSDPQWLQVDLGSTQQLSQVVLNWEAAYAKAFTIQASTDGATWTSLYSTTAATGGTQTLNVTGSGRYVRLTGTQRATQYGYSLWEFQVFGGGGTTQPGDVLLSYGKSGSASSYQDDGACPGCLPAKAFDHDPATRWATSATTGWVDPGWITVDLGATANVHQVVLQWDPAYAVAYQLQVSNDNANWTSLYSTTTGKGFKETLTVNGSGRYVRMYGTARSNGYGYSLWGFDVYGTGGNPTTVPPAPPAPHFPGTLVWSDEFNGASGAGPDASKWTAETGPGVNNELEYYTNNNNAKQDGRGNLVIQLRREATPGSACPVDPISGSGTCQYTSGRINTAGKFSFTYGHVEANIKVSGTQGLWPAFWLLGANFFSGTPWPNCGEIDIMEHVGKSPNLAYSTIHAPAYNGGGGIGAPFDVGQDVSAGFHKFGLDWDASHMTFSVDGNAFETINRDTVESTRGPWVYDHPFFLILNNAIGGDFPGPPGAGTVLPQDMVIDYVRVYQ